A genome region from Anaerolineae bacterium includes the following:
- a CDS encoding AAA family ATPase: MRKTDKEKIVQLMSRWRERSHLSVKQIVARIQAQGCDLSRSMFENRFIRFDQQPDISPQLTLAVIAAFTQGLTPAERCTPAEAIELAKLTHLPIDQFAEMRPLFLEDEFDRAFSRYAPAALPEHRRKAGAKPGPTTPLPLHLPGKAYHRLMGREQELKQLLAALREPERKPIIAVVGLGGIGKTALAQEAMGQCWREGIFDHIVWASAKPERFVGEGARKTEVSDYGFESLLDDIGRQCGRMDLAKLPLAQKQAALKQFLRNKRVLVVMDNLETIPESDVFVDKVFQILGRSKLLITSRHQVRLERTFTLDLGGFLEKEGVAFLREEGAERGIGVVAQAKPGDLLTIHQVTGGAPLAMKLVVGQASRLPLSQVLHNLQAANFAGPNYEFYRFIFKHSWNMLAVESQKVLVSMSVFDLANGSTTHALQQVSQLEFETVQAALDQLILLSFVDVLGNLAQRRYTLHPLTHYFILSDIVKKWS; this comes from the coding sequence GTGCGAAAAACCGATAAAGAAAAAATTGTCCAACTGATGAGCCGTTGGCGAGAGCGTTCTCACTTGAGCGTAAAACAGATTGTGGCGCGTATCCAGGCCCAGGGGTGCGACCTCAGCCGCTCGATGTTTGAAAATCGTTTTATTCGCTTTGACCAGCAGCCCGACATTTCCCCCCAGTTGACCCTGGCCGTGATTGCCGCCTTTACTCAGGGCCTGACGCCCGCCGAACGTTGCACTCCTGCCGAAGCCATAGAACTGGCTAAACTGACCCACCTGCCCATTGACCAATTTGCAGAAATGAGGCCCCTCTTTTTAGAAGATGAATTTGACCGGGCGTTTAGCCGATACGCGCCCGCGGCGTTACCGGAGCATCGCCGCAAAGCAGGGGCAAAACCCGGGCCAACCACGCCCTTGCCCCTCCACTTGCCGGGCAAAGCCTACCATCGCCTGATGGGCCGGGAGCAGGAACTCAAGCAATTGTTAGCCGCGCTGCGCGAGCCGGAACGCAAGCCAATAATTGCGGTGGTGGGATTGGGCGGCATTGGCAAAACTGCCCTGGCCCAGGAGGCCATGGGGCAATGCTGGCGCGAAGGGATTTTTGACCACATTGTGTGGGCCAGCGCCAAACCAGAGCGCTTTGTGGGCGAAGGGGCGCGGAAAACAGAAGTGTCCGATTATGGCTTTGAATCGTTATTGGATGATATTGGTCGTCAGTGTGGCCGGATGGACTTGGCGAAACTGCCGTTGGCGCAAAAACAAGCGGCGCTGAAGCAGTTTTTGCGAAACAAACGGGTGCTGGTGGTGATGGATAACCTGGAAACCATCCCGGAAAGCGATGTTTTTGTGGACAAAGTGTTTCAGATTCTGGGCCGGAGTAAATTACTGATCACCAGTCGCCATCAGGTGCGGCTGGAACGCACGTTTACCCTCGACCTGGGCGGATTTTTGGAAAAAGAGGGGGTTGCTTTTTTGCGCGAGGAGGGCGCAGAGCGCGGCATTGGGGTGGTGGCTCAGGCCAAACCCGGCGACTTGCTGACCATCCACCAGGTTACGGGCGGAGCGCCGCTGGCTATGAAATTGGTGGTGGGGCAGGCCAGCCGGTTACCGCTAAGCCAGGTGTTGCATAACCTGCAAGCGGCCAATTTTGCCGGGCCAAATTATGAGTTTTACCGTTTCATTTTCAAACATTCCTGGAATATGCTGGCGGTGGAATCTCAAAAAGTATTGGTGTCAATGTCGGTGTTTGACCTGGCCAACGGCAGCACTACCCATGCCTTGCAACAGGTTAGCCAGTTAGAGTTTGAGACTGTCCAGGCCGCGCTGGATCAACTCATCCTGTTGTCCTTTGTGGATGTGCTGGGCAACCTGGCCCAGCGCCGCTATACCCTGCATCCCTTAACCCATTACTTTATCCTGTCGGACATTGTGAAAAAGTGGAGTTAG